The Streptomyces rubrogriseus genomic sequence CGGTCGCCGGGGCCGTGCAGCACCACGTACTGGCGCAACTGCTGCGCCTGCGCTCCTACCCCTGCGTCGAGCGGCGGCTGGCGGACGGCCGGCTGCGGCTGCACGGCTGGTACTACGAGGTCCACACCGGGCTCGTGCGCGCGCACCGCGCGGACACCGACGCGTTCGAGACCCTGTGAGCGCCGGCATGTCCCTCATAGCCGGTCAGAACCGGAGGTTCCCGCACTGGCGGCAGGACCTCACCGCGTCCCTCGTCGTGTTCCTGGTCGCGCTCCCGCTGTGCGTGGGCGTGGCCGTCGCCTCCGGCGTCCCGGCCGAACTCGGCCTGGTCACCGGCATCGTGGGCGGTCTGGTCACCGGGTTCCTGCCGGGCAGCAGCCTCCAGGTCTCCGGCCCGGCCGCCGGGCTGACCGTGCTGGTCTTCGGCGCGGTCGACCAGTACGGACTGCCCGCGCTCGGCGTGATCGTGCTCGCCACCGGGATCGTCCAGCTCGTGATGGGCGCCCTGAAGCTGGGGCGCTGGTTCCGGGCGATCTCCCTGTCGGTCGTCGAGGGCATGCTGGCCGGCATCGGCCTGGTGCTCATCGCCGGTCAGCTCTACTCGGCCGCCGGTCTCGAGGCGCCCGCCTCCGGCATCGACAAGCTCACCGGGCTGCCCGGGGCCGCCGCCGACGCGCTGGGCAGCACCGGGGCGCTGACCTCGCTCGCCCTGGGCGCGGGCACCGTCGCGGTGATGGTGCTGTGGAAGCGGCTGCCGAAGCGGGCGCGGACCGTGCCGGGGGCGCTGGCCGCGGTCGGTCTGGCCACCGCGGTCACGGCGGCGTTCGGACTGTCGGTCGCGACCGTCGAGGTGAGCGGCCTGCTGGACGTGATCCAGCCGCCCGGCGCCGACGCGTTCGGCGAGCTGGCGAGCGTGGGCCTGCTCGGCACGATCGTGGCCTTCACGCTGATCGCCTCGGCGGAGAGCCTGTTCAGCGCCGCGGCGGTGGACCGGCTGCACGACGGGCCGCGCACCCAGTACGACAAGGAGCTGATGGCGCAGGGCGCGGGCAACACCGTGTGCGGCGTGCTCGGCGCGCTGCCGATGACCGCGGTCATCGTGCGCAGTTCCGCCAACGTCGCCGCGGGCGCCCGCACCAAGGCGTCCCGGGTGCTGCACGGCGTGTGGCTGCTGCTGTTCACGGCGCTGCTGCCGTCCGTGCTGGGCCTGATCCCGCTGCCCGCGCTGGCGGGCATCCTGGTGCACGCGGGCTGGAAGCTGATCCCGTTCCGCAGCATCCTGCCGCTGTGGCGCGACCACCGGGGCGAGGCGCTGATCCTGGTGGTCACGGCCGTCTCGATCGTCGCGGTCAACATGTTCGAGGGCGTGCTGATCGGTCTGGCCCTGTCCGTGGTCAAGACCGCCTGGGAGGCCTCGCACCTCGGGCTGGAGATCGTCGACAAGGGCGCGGGACCCGTCCAGGCCCACCTGAGCGGCAACGCGACCTTCCTGCGGCTCCCGAAGATCCTGGAGTCCCTGGAGGCGCTGCCGCAGGACCGCCCGGTCGAGCTGGACCTGTCCGGGCTGCACCACCTGGACCACGCCTGCCGCACGGCCCTGGAGAACTGGGCCGAACGGCACAGCGCCGCCGGCACGGATCCGGTGAAGGTCACGGAGCCGGAGCGGGCGGGGGTGTAGCGGGGGTCCGCCGCCGGGTTCCGGGCATGGCACCCGGCCCGGCGGCGGGCCTATCGTGACAGTAAGGGTGAAAACCGTCCTCCGAGCGAGGAGGTCGTCATGGTCCAGGAGCTTCTGACCGCGGCCGCCGCCGTCGGCAGCGCGGGCGTCCTGTACGTCGCCTCGGCAGCACGGGTCGTCAAGCAGTACGAACGCGGGGTGGTCTTCCGGCTCGGACGGCTCGCGGGGCAGGCGCGCGGTCCCGGGTTCACCATGATCGTGCCGTTCGTGGACCGGCTGCACAAGGTGAACATGCAGATCATCACGCTGCCCGTGCCCGCCCAGGAGGGCATCACCCGGGACAACGTCACCGTACGGGTGGACGCGGTCGTGTACTTCAAGGTGGTCGACGCGGCCAACGCGCTGGTCCGGGTCGAGGACTACCGGTTCGCCGTCTCGCAGATGGCCCAGACCTCGCTGCGCTCCATCATCGGCAAGAGCGACCTGGACGATCTGCTGTCCGACCGGGAGAAGCTGAACCAGGGTCTCGAGCTGATGATCGACAGCCCGGCGGTCGGCTGGGGCGTGCAGATCGACCGGGTCGAGATCAAGGACGTGTCCCTGCCGGACACCATGAAGCGCTCGATGGCCCGCCAGGCCGAGGCGGACCGGGAGCGACGTGCCCGGGTGATCAACGCGGACGCCGAGCTGCAGGCCTCGAAGGTGCTCGCGGAGGCGGCCCGGGAGATGTCCGAGACGCCCGCGGCGCTGCAACTGCGGTTGCTCCAGACGGTCGTGGCGGTGGCCGCCGAGAAGAACTCCACCCTGGTGCTGCCCTTCCCCGTGGAGCTGCTGCGGTTCCTGGAGAAGGCGCAGGAGCACCCGGTCGATCACCCGGTGGAGCGGTGACACGAGCCACACGCGTGGTTCCCGGGGCTCCTGGCAGGTGATAGACACAGCGGGGTCACAGTCCTGTCCGCCAGCAGGAAGGTTTCCCCATGTCCACGTCCCGCAACGCGGCGACCCGCCGCCAGGTGCTCGCGCGTACCGGAGCCCTGGGCGCAGGCATCGCCTTCACCGGCGCCCTCTCCGAACTCTTCGCCGGCACCGCCGCCGCCCAGTCCCTCGGCCACACCGGCTACGGCCCCCTGGTCCCCGACCCCGACGGACTGCTGGACCTGCCCAAGGGCTTCCGCTACCGGGTGCTGTCCCGCGAGGGCGACCGGCTGCGCTCCGGCGAGGGTCCGGTGCCCTCCAACCA encodes the following:
- a CDS encoding SulP family inorganic anion transporter, which translates into the protein MSLIAGQNRRFPHWRQDLTASLVVFLVALPLCVGVAVASGVPAELGLVTGIVGGLVTGFLPGSSLQVSGPAAGLTVLVFGAVDQYGLPALGVIVLATGIVQLVMGALKLGRWFRAISLSVVEGMLAGIGLVLIAGQLYSAAGLEAPASGIDKLTGLPGAAADALGSTGALTSLALGAGTVAVMVLWKRLPKRARTVPGALAAVGLATAVTAAFGLSVATVEVSGLLDVIQPPGADAFGELASVGLLGTIVAFTLIASAESLFSAAAVDRLHDGPRTQYDKELMAQGAGNTVCGVLGALPMTAVIVRSSANVAAGARTKASRVLHGVWLLLFTALLPSVLGLIPLPALAGILVHAGWKLIPFRSILPLWRDHRGEALILVVTAVSIVAVNMFEGVLIGLALSVVKTAWEASHLGLEIVDKGAGPVQAHLSGNATFLRLPKILESLEALPQDRPVELDLSGLHHLDHACRTALENWAERHSAAGTDPVKVTEPERAGV
- a CDS encoding slipin family protein, giving the protein MVQELLTAAAAVGSAGVLYVASAARVVKQYERGVVFRLGRLAGQARGPGFTMIVPFVDRLHKVNMQIITLPVPAQEGITRDNVTVRVDAVVYFKVVDAANALVRVEDYRFAVSQMAQTSLRSIIGKSDLDDLLSDREKLNQGLELMIDSPAVGWGVQIDRVEIKDVSLPDTMKRSMARQAEADRERRARVINADAELQASKVLAEAAREMSETPAALQLRLLQTVVAVAAEKNSTLVLPFPVELLRFLEKAQEHPVDHPVER